The Gorilla gorilla gorilla isolate KB3781 chromosome 17, NHGRI_mGorGor1-v2.1_pri, whole genome shotgun sequence nucleotide sequence taatttttgtatttttagtaaagacagggtttcaccatgttggccaggctggtctggaactcctgacctcaggtgatccacacaccttagcctcccaaagtgctaggattacaggagtgacccactgcatccggccttttCACAGTGAATTTGGAGGAGCTAGCCACTGACAGGAAGGAGGAAGGTGCTCCATACAGCAAATGAAATTCAGAACTCTGGCCAGCCCGTCGAGAAGAGGGTAACAGGTAACCACCATATCTCCCATTTGGGAGGCACCACTCACTAGAATTCAGCGGGCTGGAGGCCTGGAAATGACTCAGCAATGAGTCCATTTTCTTATCCCTGGTAGGCCTGCTgggacaagttgagagaagacgAATGAAGTGAGGACGCTGCACACCATGATCTGAAATAGTCCTAGCGGTGGAAAAGAAGCAGCCTGCAGATGAGGGAGGCAGTGGGAAGGTGCGCCTGCAGGAGGGAGCACCTTATGTGGCTGCGCAACTCAGTCACTGAGAAATGATTCTGTCATAGACATGTGTGTATTTCCTCTGATAGTTATGCTCTGgatcatcagaaaaatacaaaggCATAGCCACAATTCATACTAGTGGAGAGACCTCAACAGAGATGGACCCACCGAAGCCTAGCTTGGGACTTGGACTCGGATGGAACTTGGACTGCACAGACTGTGTGGCCCCACCCACTGGGGTTgaggcttcaatatatgaatttcagGGGGACGCATTTCAACCCGTAACTGCTTAAGATGAGGCTCACAGGCTGGACTGAGGACTCCTCTCAGAGTGCAGCACATGGGaaaccattttattattattattactactattattattattagagtcagagtcttgcctgtcacccaggctggagggcaatggcaagaCCATGGCTCACCAttacctcaaactcttgggctcaagtgatcttcctacttcagtgtcccaagtagctgggattacaggcgtgagccaccatgcctggctgttttattttcttttagagacgagaatctcactatgttgtccaggcctcaagtgatcctcccacctctgcctcccgaattcctgagattacaggcatctcaGCATTACGCCTGGCTCATGGCTTTTCTAATTGAGTAAGCATCAATAAGGTGACCTTGTGGAAAGACACAAGCCTGTGTAGACCTGGCTATGTCTGATCTTGTGCTGCTGATAACACCTCACAGGAAGTGAAAatggccaacaccttgatctcagacttctaggccctggaactgtgagaagtaaacgtctgctgtttaagccatcctttctgtggtattttgctatggcagcctgagcagacaaaTACACAAGCTAGTTTGCAAAGTTCTGCATCTTTCTACCCCGTAACATACTGCTATGTTCCAGAAGGACTTATAGCAGTCTTAACTCTCAGTGGCAGTACATGAGTAACTGTTTCCCTACATCCCTACTATCAAAATCTCATTgacttttgtttacattttcctaTTTATTCCCTATTagtgaacattttttatttttatatttgagacaggagctcactctgtcacccaggctggagtgcagtggcatgatctcggctcactgaaacctccgcctcctgggttcaagtgattctcatgcctcagcctctggagcagctgggattacagccatgctccactacgcccagctaagttttgtatttttagtagagaaggggtttcgccatgttggcctcgaactcctaacctcaagtgatccacccgcctcggcctcccaaagtgctgggattacaggcctgagctgtgGCCATGCccggctttatttttatttttattacaaactTGTTTTTATTCTAATGTGAACtatgtcttttgcctatttttatgagaatattctgtttttcttactgatttgtaagaGTACTTTTATAGTACATGTATTAAATCCAATGTTGTACATTTGgcaaatattatttcctttttctgtttcctgtcaattttgtttatattttttatttaaaaaattgaattgttggggtcgggcatggtggctcatgcctgtaatcccagcactttgggaggctgaggtgggcggatcacctgaggtcaggagttcaagaccagcctgactgacatggtgaaaccctatgtctactaaaaaatacaaaaattagccgggcatggtggtgggtgcctgtaatcccagctactcgggagtaggcaggagaagcgcttgaacccaggaggcacaggttgcagagagccaagatcgcgccattgcactccagcctgggcaacagagcaagactccatctcaaaaaaaaaaaatgttgaattgtTTTATATGTTCAAATCTACTTCTTTAATTGCAATTGTGTCTAGAAAATCCTTTCTCCATCCATGAATCACATACatgtttggccaggtgcagtggttcatgcctgtaatcccagtgctttaggaggccaaggtgggagaactgcacgaggccaggagttcaagaccagcctgggcaacagtgagactccgtctgtacaaaaaatttttttaaattaaacattaactaggcatggtgttgcaagcctgtagtcccagctacctgggaggctgagttgggaggatcacctgagcccaggaactcaaggctgcagggagatgtgatcacgcctctgcactccagtctaggtaacagagcgagaccctgtctcgaaaacatttttaaaaacttcaactggctgggcgcggtggctcacacctataatcccagcactttgggaggctgaggcaggtggatcacgaggtcaggagatcaagcccatcctggctaacacggtgaaaccccgtctttattaaaaatacaaaaaactagccaggcgtggtggcgggtgcctgtagtcccagctactctggaggctgaggcaggagaatggcctgaacccaggaggcggagcttgcagtgagcggagattgcgccactgcactccagcctgggcgacagagcgagactctgtctcaaaaaaacaaaaacaaaaataaaacaaaacaaaaaaacttcagctaaattttcttctattttttaatcattccatgttttgttttttatcttttaattcagcTTGTATTTATTTTAGTGTCTGGTGTGGGATTGGGATATACATTGATTTTTCCcctcaaatattaaaattttgccaatttttaaaaaaaaatccactcactCTCCATCAAATTGAAATGTTTCCTTGTCATATATTACTACTTACATGCCAATGTGTGGTTTTGCTTACTATTATGTTTCATTgctctctttttccttcattaATATCGTTGTTTTATAATTAATGTACCAACTACACATGTAACTCTCTGATAGGGCACATATCTCTTCATTACTTCTCATTTGAGACTTTTCCTACCTATTCTTGTCTATTATTCTCAgtgaagttttaaatattttgttaagttcTATCAAATATCCCATTGAGATATTGGAATTATAGTGTCTACTAATTAAGTGGAAAGCGTCGACATCTTTCAGTCTTTTCTCCAATGAGAAAAATGGACTGTCTCACTTTATTCAAACCTACTTATATACATCTCAGAATGTTTTAATTTACTCTTAATCATCCTTACTTCTCATTAGGACTATTGctagacattttattttgtcaCTATCGTGAATAAGACTTTTTTTCACAGATTCCCAATTATTTGCCACAGAATCACATGGAAGCTGTTGATTTTTAGATATTACTTCAATTACTGCCACTTTGTTGAGTTCTCTTGTTAATTCTAACAGATTTTCCATTGATTCTTAAGGCTCTGGTTAGATTATCATTGTTCACAGCTCATATGATTATCTGGGATCTTCTCATTAGAACTGCTTCTTATTTGTCCTTCATGTTAAATATTAGAGATGAAAACAATtgcttggttgatttttttttttttgagttggagttttgctctcgttgcccaggccggagtgcaagtggctcgatcttggctcactgcaacctccacctcctgggttcaagcaattctcctgccttagcctcttgaatagctgggattacaggcacctgccaccatgcccggctaattattttgtatttttagtagagatggggtttcaccgtgttggccaggctgctctcaaactcctgacctcaggtgatccacccgccttggcttcccaaagtgctgggattacaggtgtgagtcaccactccCCGCTTGGTTGATTTTTTATTAAGTGCATGCATCTTTCTTATTGAGCAAAAGAAAATGTCCATACTCAAGTCTTCTGCCAGAGAACATAACTTTGACCTGGCTGCTGTTCAACTATTATCCAAACAGTCAAAAGAAGTGGTTCTCACAATGGGTAATTTGAAAGGCATAAATTGATTATCTGCTAGTTTAGATTTTATCCCTGGATCAAACTAGATCATCAGAGAGCCACACCCTTGCGTTGCTTTTTCTTGGCCCTACAGAATGCCTTCATAGAACTTCGCTTTGCCTCCTCCTTTGACTTATGTTAAGAATGCTATTAAATCATCTTAAGAATCTACTATCACAATAATTTTTAAGGATATTTTGAGGTCATTGTCAATGACATTACTTAGTAACCTAAATATAAAAAGGGACCTTTGACAGAAATGTCTTTAATATTATGGTACCAAAAAAAGCAGTTAGTATAAGTCACTGATGTTAGATTTCAGGGGCCCTGGTCCTTAAAATTGCACAGTCTAAAGTGTTGTgggaggctgggtacagtggctcatgcctgtaatctcagcactttgggaggtctgggtgggaggatctcttgagattaggagtctgagaccagcctgggcaacatggcaagacgccatctctacaaaaaaatatatatttttaaattaaccaagcgtggtggctttatctgtagtctcagctacttgggaggctgaggcaggaggatcacttgagcctaagaccATAGTGaactatggtcatgccactgcactccagcatgggcaacagagtgagaatatgctcaaaatttaatttaatttaaaagtgtTGTGAGGCTCACTAAGTTATCCAAACAGGACTCTGGTAGCACAATGTTTGGGTTAACTGGTTAAAGTCTAGGCCTATATGTCTAGGCTGGTAGAGTCATGTTGAAGCTAACCTTGTTCATTAtggaaaataagaacaaatttgATTGAAAAAGTCAGAAGAAGGTCTCTCTATCAGAGGGAAATAACAGGTGGATATATGCACTGTCACTAAAAGCCCGTTTCTATGAAAATGCAGTACACCTGAATCTAGAATCCTCTCGTTGAAAAGCCCTTTGCCATTATGGCTTCAGCTTTTACTAAAGAGTCTTACCAAGAATATCCACATGAAAAACTGTCCtaaatttattatagaaaaatctTGTCAAGAACTTCGTTTATCATCAAAGTCTCAAATGTAGTGTCCCAGATGAGAAATGTTATTCAGGAATTTAGTTAAGGAAAAGCTTTGACTCTTTTGCAAATTCCTAAGCCTGCTTATTTTGGGTGATGACATCTGGGTATTATTGAATTTATCTCTTCTCTCTCACTTGCCAAGAGTTCAGAACAAAATTTGCTGCTCTAACAGAGCCATGATACGAGCCCACAGAGTTGACACGTTACTCACTTCATGGCTCTGATTCCTCTTTCTGGTTCGTTAGCTTTATCATTAATCCTTTTGTAGGCAATTCCAAATCTTTTTTGGAAAAAAGGCCAAGCATATAaggtatttcattttgtttgcaGTTGTTAGGCCATTGTTAAGGGTGCAAATGAAGCCTATAACTGAGGTACCACTAAGGAGAGTCACGATAGGCACATGATGGAAGGAGATGGGGCAGtcttggtccttttttttttttttttttttttgagacacagtctcactctgtcacccaggctggagtgcaggggcacgatctcagctcactgcaacctctgcctccccagttcaagtgattctcctgcctcctcagcctcctgagtagctaggattacaagtacccgccaccacacccagctaacttttgtatttttagtagagacagggtttcaccatgttggccaggttggtcttgaactcctgacctcaggtgatccacccaccttggcctcccaaagtgctgggattacaggtgtaagccaccgcgcccagtcccaGTCTTGAACTTAAGATAGGGATTGCAACTCAGCTGGCTAAGTGAAGAAGCCAGCCAGGTTCTGCAGCAGAAGACTGGAGAGAGTGCGCCCTATCAGATGGAGGCAGCTGCCGCTCAGACCCCAAGGTTAGATTGGTTTTCTTGAGGTAAGGCAAGCCTGGATTGCCAGATCTTAcaatttttcaagaaaagctagacatctagtttttttttttaaatcctgatgCTTGAAATGTTGGCaacaaattcaaatttttaaaaacactctgGACCagcaaaaagtagaatggtgactgccagagggtgggggaaggggcaacAGGGAGTTGTTCGATGGGTGTTAAATTTCAGCCACACCGATGAGTAAGTTCCACAGATCTGCTGTGCGGCATCATGCCCCTAGTTAACAGTACAGTACTGGGCACTTAAAAATGTGTTAGGAGAGTAGATCTGTTAAGTGCTTTTACCATGATGGTAATAACAATAAAGCACAGCGACACAAGGAAACTTCTGGAGGCAATGAAGGTGTTAATTACTTTGATGGTGGAGATGGCAATCAAGGGCATATGCAACACGTCCAAACTCATCCAACTCCCTCCATTAAATACGTGCAGTTctttgtatatcaattatacctaATGAAgctggttttattcatttttaaaaacccactctGGACTAAGCCTCTGTCTATGGTTCAGACCTGGGACTTTGGGCTCATAGACATCTGGGGCTCACTAAGTTGTCCAAACAAGACTCTGGTAGCACTGTGATTAGGTTAATTCATTAAAGTGTAGGCCTATATGTCTAAGCTGGTAGAGTCATGTTAAAGGCTGGCTTGTTCAATAttgaaaataagaacaaatttaAGTAAAAAAGTCAGAGGAAGGTCTAGGTATTATGAACTCAGTTACCGGAGACGAACCAGGAACTCTGCCATCAGGGTACTGATGTCATAAAGGCAGCAAAGATCCAGAGGACTTCAACCTCCGAGAAACCTGAAGTTCTGAGCTCTTGTCTGAGATTTTGTGAGCGTAGATTATAGTAGATAGAGCCCTGGACTTGAAATCTGGAAGCGGCCTTGATATCACTTCCGTCACCAACAAATCAGATCTTGGAAAACCCACTGAATTTCCCAAGGCCTCCATAGCACTTCCGGCACAAGAAGGAGGTTAGCTAAGATGTGAATCTTTCAAATTCCTTACTTCCAAACGTATCTTATCAGAATCCCCAAAGATATGTGAGCATGAGAAAAGAAGTTTCCATTCACCTTTCAGTCATCTACCTCTATAGAAAAATTATCTAAATTTTCAGTCTTGCTGCAAACACCAAATACGTGAAATTTTCAAagacaagtgaaaaataaatacatatcaaGACTGAAAAATAGGAGACCATGGGACTTAGCAGTGTTCACCAGAGGAATTTCTAATTTTACACTCTCCCACTAACAGAAACACAGTCGCAATGTACTTTAATGCTTGGACTGTTTTTTGAAAAGGGTAGAGTTAATATTATCATGTACAAGCAGTGCCATTTGGACATACACTTTTGTTATACCTGATCACTTTGTGTAAATAATAAAAGGGAACTCAAAAGCTATAAACATCTGACTGTCTGCAATGTTTTCAGAATACATGTTTACTTTAATTCTGCAATGACTGCTTCAAGTTTTTCCTTAAGGGCACCGCAAAGCTCAtccaccttttcttcttttttataaaacTGAAAGGTTGGGACACACATGATGGCGCAGTCTCTCACCACCTCCTCACAGTTGTCAGCGTCCACCTCCAGGAACACCACATCCTCATGCTTCACGGACAGGGCATGGAAGAATGGTCTGATGGTCCTGCAGGGCCCACACCACATGGCCGAGAAGTCCACAGCCACCAGCCTCTCCCCGGCCTCCTTCAGTGATGCCTCAAAGTCCTCCTTGCTCAGGATCACTTTCACCTTGTCCCCCTCCAGGAGCTCCGTTGTTTCTTCTTCAGGCTTTAGGATGTCACCCTCCTTGGGTGGGGTGGCTTCTTCTAGGGACTTGGGGCTGTCATCCTCCTTGGGCTGGATGGTTTCTTCTGGGGACTTGGGGATGTCAACCTCTTTGGGTGGGATGGCTTCCTCTAGGGACTTGGGAATGTCACCCTCCTTGGGCTGGATGGCTTCTTTTGGAGACTTGGGAATGTCACCCTCCTTGGGCTGGATGGCTTCTTTTGGAGACTTGGGAATGTCACCCTCCTTGGGCTGGATGGCTTCTTCTGGGGACTTGGGGATGTCACCCTT carries:
- the TXNDC2 gene encoding thioredoxin domain-containing protein 2 isoform X2, translated to MVSYTFHMRTEESDAPQEGDDLHKSSASTSHPKQGDSPKSPEETIQPKEGDICKSPEETIQSKKEDLPKSSEKAIQPKEGDIPKSSAKPIQPKLGNIPKASVKPSQPKEGDISKSPEETIQSKKEDLPKSSEEAIQPKEGDIPKSPEEAIQPKEGDIPKSLEEAIQPKKGDIPKSPEEAIQPKEGDIPKSPKEAIQPKEGDIPKSPKEAIQPKEGDIPKSLEEAIPPKEVDIPKSPEETIQPKEDDSPKSLEEATPPKEGDILKPEEETTELLEGDKVKVILSKEDFEASLKEAGERLVAVDFSAMWCGPCRTIRPFFHALSVKHEDVVFLEVDADNCEEVVRDCAIMCVPTFQFYKKEEKVDELCGALKEKLEAVIAELK